The following are encoded together in the Vigna angularis cultivar LongXiaoDou No.4 chromosome 9, ASM1680809v1, whole genome shotgun sequence genome:
- the LOC108347665 gene encoding uncharacterized protein LOC108347665 isoform X4 → MVKVRVSNKEESPVMDNGGYSGSQLVHHFRSVLDAVKTGDRGSYDELVSYLHLKRNLSPDEVAILVTTLKALSGAVSYIDSDHHESLLFAVSKMSLWNYGTEVMDALLELITSLAATNGKYIDWCLEMLVKHFVPPFNIYDSLDNENGINRKNKVLSRVHAALKEIADLVPLAPLRLCPIVVQNMPSVFSYDREIVPYVENMLKLESGAIGETVGSTVLPALVDRLLELDVEIGWDGILQEDTKGIFDMELEDIIKFVEEDENFDSMPQSELLNRKNFQDKKVVEKLDNLIVLALLHLESCQSSGRLGEKTVLNAYKSKFTQFVMFYACALDPEGCGVKFAMVLADMFGSDVNPPITRMSAVAYLASYLSRAKFLSAALVTTIVQSLVDQCYAYCKLRDSGMNPRAHQVFYSGCQVCLPTVVVEFLRQAKAAKLFMASESFVFNDMLESDLSKAFGGMDRLDMFFPFDPCLLKKSESYIRPHFVRWSKVRTTYDDDDDNVSEVSESGSEVTDDDFVDTNTKDMIDDDMMVTVEDLDFNPNLNKMSITPKNSLKHLRMPARIRPSTSPESL, encoded by the exons ATGGTGAAGGTTCGTGTAAGTAACAAGGAAGAAAGTCCCGTAATGGATAACGGTGGTTACAGTGGTTCGCAGTTAGTTCATCACTTCAGAAGCGTACTTGATGCAGTCAAAACG GGTGATAGAGGGAGTTACGACGAGCTCGTTAGTTATTTGCACCTGAAGAGGAATCTTAGTCCTGATGAGGTTGCAATTCTTGTG ACTACTTTGAAGGCACTTTCTGGAGCAGTGTCCTATATAGATTCGGATCATCACGAATCTCTTCTCTTTGCT GTTTCAAAAATGAGCCTCTGGAATTATGGAACTGAAGTTATGGATGCACTGCTGGAACTCATTACATCTTTG GCTGCTACTAATGGAAAATATATTGATTGGTGTTTGGAGATGCTTGTGAAACATTTTGTGCCCCCTTTTAACATTTATGATTCTCTGGATAACGAGAATGGAATTAACAGGAAAAATAAAGTTCTGTCTCGGGTGCATGCGGCTTTGAAAGAGATAGCTGATTTGGTGCCTCTTGCACCCTTGCGACTATGTCCAATAGTTGTCCAGAACATGCCCAGTGTCTTCAGTTATGATCGT GAGATTGTCCCATATGTTGAGAATATGTTAAAGTTGGAGAGTGGTGCAATTGGAGAAACTGTCGGTTCTACAGTGCTGCCTGCTCTTGTGGATAGGTTGCTAGAGTTGGAT GTGGAAATTGGATGGGATGGAATCTTGCAAGAAGATACCAAAGGCATATTTGATATGGAGTTAgaagatattattaaatttgtagAGGAGGATGAGAACTTTGATAGTATG CCTCAGTCAGAGTTGTTAAATAGGAAAAATTTCCAAGACAAAAAGGTTGTTGAAAAATTAGATAACCTAATTGTGCTAGCTTTATTGCACCTTGAATCATGTCAAAGCAGTGGCCGATTGGGTGAG AAAACTGTACTGAATGCATACAAGTCAAAATTTACCCAG TTTGTGATGTTCTATGCGTGTGCACTGGACCCTGAAGGATGTGGTGTGAAGTTTGCCATGGTTCTTGCAGATATGTTTGGTTCTGATGTTAATCCACCTATAACAAG GATGAGTGCTGTTGCTTATCTTGCTAGTTATCTCTCTCGTGCAAAGTTCCTTTCGGCTGCGTTGGTCACTACCATCGTACAAAG CTTGGTTGATCAGTGTTATGCTTATTGTAAGTTACGTGATTCTGGTATGAACCCACGAGCACATCAAGTTTTTTATTCTGGGTGTCAG GTGTGTTTGCCTACTGTAGTTGTGGAATTTCTTAGACAGGCAAAGGCTGCTAAACTTTTCATGGCATCAGAGTCATTCGTTTTCAATGACATGCTCGAGTCTGATCTTTCCAAGGCTTTTGGCGGGATGGATAGACTTGACATGTTCTTTCCGTTTGATCCATGTTTATTGAAGAAAAGTGAAAG CTACATAAGACCACATTTTGTTCGGTGGTCAAAAGTCAGAACTACATACGATGACGATGATGATAACGTTTCCGAAGTCAGTGAGAGTGGCAGTGAAGTGACAGATGATGATTTTGTTGACACTAATACGAAAGATATGATTGATGATGATATGATGGTGACTGTTGAAGATCTTGATTTTAACCCGAACTTGAACAAAATGTCTATCACGCCTAAAAATTCTTTGAAACATTTGCGAATGCCAGCAAGAATCAGGCCTTCCACTAGTCCAGAGTCTCTATGA
- the LOC108347665 gene encoding uncharacterized protein LOC108347665 isoform X2 yields the protein MVKVRVSNKEESPVMDNGGYSGSQLVHHFRSVLDAVKTGDRGSYDELVSYLHLKRNLSPDEVAILVTTLKALSGAVSYIDSDHHESLLFAVSKMSLWNYGTEVMDALLELITSLAATNGKYIDWCLEMLVKHFVPPFNIYDSLDNENGINRKNKVLSRVHAALKEIADLVPLAPLRLCPIVVQNMPSVFSYDREIVPYVENMLKLESGAIGETVGSTVLPALVDRLLELDVEIGWDGILQEDTKGIFDMELEDIIKFVEEDENFDSMPQSELLNRKNFQDKKVVEKLDNLIVLALLHLESCQSSGRLGEKTVLNAYKSKFTQFVMFYACALDPEGCGVKFAMVLADMFGSDVNPPITRMSAVAYLASYLSRAKFLSAALVTTIVQSLVDQCYAYCKLRDSGMNPRAHQVFYSGCQAIMYILCFRMRSLMDVPRLKLQLLNMPMEAIWKHKLCPLKVCLPTVVVEFLRQAKAAKLFMASESFVFNDMLESDLSKAFGGMDRLDMFFPFDPCLLKKSESYIRPHFVRWSKVRTTYDDDDDNVSEVSESGSEVTDDDFVDTNTKDMIDDDMMVTVEDLDFNPNLNKMSITPKNSLKHLRMPARIRPSTSPESL from the exons ATGGTGAAGGTTCGTGTAAGTAACAAGGAAGAAAGTCCCGTAATGGATAACGGTGGTTACAGTGGTTCGCAGTTAGTTCATCACTTCAGAAGCGTACTTGATGCAGTCAAAACG GGTGATAGAGGGAGTTACGACGAGCTCGTTAGTTATTTGCACCTGAAGAGGAATCTTAGTCCTGATGAGGTTGCAATTCTTGTG ACTACTTTGAAGGCACTTTCTGGAGCAGTGTCCTATATAGATTCGGATCATCACGAATCTCTTCTCTTTGCT GTTTCAAAAATGAGCCTCTGGAATTATGGAACTGAAGTTATGGATGCACTGCTGGAACTCATTACATCTTTG GCTGCTACTAATGGAAAATATATTGATTGGTGTTTGGAGATGCTTGTGAAACATTTTGTGCCCCCTTTTAACATTTATGATTCTCTGGATAACGAGAATGGAATTAACAGGAAAAATAAAGTTCTGTCTCGGGTGCATGCGGCTTTGAAAGAGATAGCTGATTTGGTGCCTCTTGCACCCTTGCGACTATGTCCAATAGTTGTCCAGAACATGCCCAGTGTCTTCAGTTATGATCGT GAGATTGTCCCATATGTTGAGAATATGTTAAAGTTGGAGAGTGGTGCAATTGGAGAAACTGTCGGTTCTACAGTGCTGCCTGCTCTTGTGGATAGGTTGCTAGAGTTGGAT GTGGAAATTGGATGGGATGGAATCTTGCAAGAAGATACCAAAGGCATATTTGATATGGAGTTAgaagatattattaaatttgtagAGGAGGATGAGAACTTTGATAGTATG CCTCAGTCAGAGTTGTTAAATAGGAAAAATTTCCAAGACAAAAAGGTTGTTGAAAAATTAGATAACCTAATTGTGCTAGCTTTATTGCACCTTGAATCATGTCAAAGCAGTGGCCGATTGGGTGAG AAAACTGTACTGAATGCATACAAGTCAAAATTTACCCAG TTTGTGATGTTCTATGCGTGTGCACTGGACCCTGAAGGATGTGGTGTGAAGTTTGCCATGGTTCTTGCAGATATGTTTGGTTCTGATGTTAATCCACCTATAACAAG GATGAGTGCTGTTGCTTATCTTGCTAGTTATCTCTCTCGTGCAAAGTTCCTTTCGGCTGCGTTGGTCACTACCATCGTACAAAG CTTGGTTGATCAGTGTTATGCTTATTGTAAGTTACGTGATTCTGGTATGAACCCACGAGCACATCAAGTTTTTTATTCTGGGTGTCAG GCTATCATGTACATTCTGTGTTTTCGCATGAGATCTCTCATGGACGTTCCTAGGCTTAAATTGCAGCTACTTAATATGCCTATGGAGGCAATATGGAAACATAAGTTGTGTCCGTTGAAG GTGTGTTTGCCTACTGTAGTTGTGGAATTTCTTAGACAGGCAAAGGCTGCTAAACTTTTCATGGCATCAGAGTCATTCGTTTTCAATGACATGCTCGAGTCTGATCTTTCCAAGGCTTTTGGCGGGATGGATAGACTTGACATGTTCTTTCCGTTTGATCCATGTTTATTGAAGAAAAGTGAAAG CTACATAAGACCACATTTTGTTCGGTGGTCAAAAGTCAGAACTACATACGATGACGATGATGATAACGTTTCCGAAGTCAGTGAGAGTGGCAGTGAAGTGACAGATGATGATTTTGTTGACACTAATACGAAAGATATGATTGATGATGATATGATGGTGACTGTTGAAGATCTTGATTTTAACCCGAACTTGAACAAAATGTCTATCACGCCTAAAAATTCTTTGAAACATTTGCGAATGCCAGCAAGAATCAGGCCTTCCACTAGTCCAGAGTCTCTATGA
- the LOC108347665 gene encoding uncharacterized protein LOC108347665 isoform X3 translates to MVKVRVSNKEESPVMDNGGYSGSQLVHHFRSVLDAVKTGDRGSYDELVSYLHLKRNLSPDEVAILVTTLKALSGAVSYIDSDHHESLLFAVSKMSLWNYGTEVMDALLELITSLAATNGKYIDWCLEMLVKHFVPPFNIYDSLDNENGINRKNKVLSRVHAALKEIADLVPLAPLRLCPIVVQNMPSVFSYDREIVPYVENMLKLESGAIGETVGSTVLPALVDRLLELDVEIGWDGILQEDTKGIFDMELEDIIKFVEEDENFDSMPQSELLNRKNFQDKKVVEKLDNLIVLALLHLESCQSSGRLGEVFDILLHSFQKTVLNAYKSKFTQFVMFYACALDPEGCGVKFAMVLADMFGSDVNPPITRMSAVAYLASYLSRAKFLSAALVTTIVQSLVDQCYAYCKLRDSGMNPRAHQVFYSGCQVCLPTVVVEFLRQAKAAKLFMASESFVFNDMLESDLSKAFGGMDRLDMFFPFDPCLLKKSESYIRPHFVRWSKVRTTYDDDDDNVSEVSESGSEVTDDDFVDTNTKDMIDDDMMVTVEDLDFNPNLNKMSITPKNSLKHLRMPARIRPSTSPESL, encoded by the exons ATGGTGAAGGTTCGTGTAAGTAACAAGGAAGAAAGTCCCGTAATGGATAACGGTGGTTACAGTGGTTCGCAGTTAGTTCATCACTTCAGAAGCGTACTTGATGCAGTCAAAACG GGTGATAGAGGGAGTTACGACGAGCTCGTTAGTTATTTGCACCTGAAGAGGAATCTTAGTCCTGATGAGGTTGCAATTCTTGTG ACTACTTTGAAGGCACTTTCTGGAGCAGTGTCCTATATAGATTCGGATCATCACGAATCTCTTCTCTTTGCT GTTTCAAAAATGAGCCTCTGGAATTATGGAACTGAAGTTATGGATGCACTGCTGGAACTCATTACATCTTTG GCTGCTACTAATGGAAAATATATTGATTGGTGTTTGGAGATGCTTGTGAAACATTTTGTGCCCCCTTTTAACATTTATGATTCTCTGGATAACGAGAATGGAATTAACAGGAAAAATAAAGTTCTGTCTCGGGTGCATGCGGCTTTGAAAGAGATAGCTGATTTGGTGCCTCTTGCACCCTTGCGACTATGTCCAATAGTTGTCCAGAACATGCCCAGTGTCTTCAGTTATGATCGT GAGATTGTCCCATATGTTGAGAATATGTTAAAGTTGGAGAGTGGTGCAATTGGAGAAACTGTCGGTTCTACAGTGCTGCCTGCTCTTGTGGATAGGTTGCTAGAGTTGGAT GTGGAAATTGGATGGGATGGAATCTTGCAAGAAGATACCAAAGGCATATTTGATATGGAGTTAgaagatattattaaatttgtagAGGAGGATGAGAACTTTGATAGTATG CCTCAGTCAGAGTTGTTAAATAGGAAAAATTTCCAAGACAAAAAGGTTGTTGAAAAATTAGATAACCTAATTGTGCTAGCTTTATTGCACCTTGAATCATGTCAAAGCAGTGGCCGATTGGGTGAG GTATTTGATATTCTACTTCATTCATTCCAGAAAACTGTACTGAATGCATACAAGTCAAAATTTACCCAG TTTGTGATGTTCTATGCGTGTGCACTGGACCCTGAAGGATGTGGTGTGAAGTTTGCCATGGTTCTTGCAGATATGTTTGGTTCTGATGTTAATCCACCTATAACAAG GATGAGTGCTGTTGCTTATCTTGCTAGTTATCTCTCTCGTGCAAAGTTCCTTTCGGCTGCGTTGGTCACTACCATCGTACAAAG CTTGGTTGATCAGTGTTATGCTTATTGTAAGTTACGTGATTCTGGTATGAACCCACGAGCACATCAAGTTTTTTATTCTGGGTGTCAG GTGTGTTTGCCTACTGTAGTTGTGGAATTTCTTAGACAGGCAAAGGCTGCTAAACTTTTCATGGCATCAGAGTCATTCGTTTTCAATGACATGCTCGAGTCTGATCTTTCCAAGGCTTTTGGCGGGATGGATAGACTTGACATGTTCTTTCCGTTTGATCCATGTTTATTGAAGAAAAGTGAAAG CTACATAAGACCACATTTTGTTCGGTGGTCAAAAGTCAGAACTACATACGATGACGATGATGATAACGTTTCCGAAGTCAGTGAGAGTGGCAGTGAAGTGACAGATGATGATTTTGTTGACACTAATACGAAAGATATGATTGATGATGATATGATGGTGACTGTTGAAGATCTTGATTTTAACCCGAACTTGAACAAAATGTCTATCACGCCTAAAAATTCTTTGAAACATTTGCGAATGCCAGCAAGAATCAGGCCTTCCACTAGTCCAGAGTCTCTATGA
- the LOC108347665 gene encoding uncharacterized protein LOC108347665 isoform X1, with translation MVKVRVSNKEESPVMDNGGYSGSQLVHHFRSVLDAVKTGDRGSYDELVSYLHLKRNLSPDEVAILVTTLKALSGAVSYIDSDHHESLLFAVSKMSLWNYGTEVMDALLELITSLAATNGKYIDWCLEMLVKHFVPPFNIYDSLDNENGINRKNKVLSRVHAALKEIADLVPLAPLRLCPIVVQNMPSVFSYDREIVPYVENMLKLESGAIGETVGSTVLPALVDRLLELDVEIGWDGILQEDTKGIFDMELEDIIKFVEEDENFDSMPQSELLNRKNFQDKKVVEKLDNLIVLALLHLESCQSSGRLGEVFDILLHSFQKTVLNAYKSKFTQFVMFYACALDPEGCGVKFAMVLADMFGSDVNPPITRMSAVAYLASYLSRAKFLSAALVTTIVQSLVDQCYAYCKLRDSGMNPRAHQVFYSGCQAIMYILCFRMRSLMDVPRLKLQLLNMPMEAIWKHKLCPLKVCLPTVVVEFLRQAKAAKLFMASESFVFNDMLESDLSKAFGGMDRLDMFFPFDPCLLKKSESYIRPHFVRWSKVRTTYDDDDDNVSEVSESGSEVTDDDFVDTNTKDMIDDDMMVTVEDLDFNPNLNKMSITPKNSLKHLRMPARIRPSTSPESL, from the exons ATGGTGAAGGTTCGTGTAAGTAACAAGGAAGAAAGTCCCGTAATGGATAACGGTGGTTACAGTGGTTCGCAGTTAGTTCATCACTTCAGAAGCGTACTTGATGCAGTCAAAACG GGTGATAGAGGGAGTTACGACGAGCTCGTTAGTTATTTGCACCTGAAGAGGAATCTTAGTCCTGATGAGGTTGCAATTCTTGTG ACTACTTTGAAGGCACTTTCTGGAGCAGTGTCCTATATAGATTCGGATCATCACGAATCTCTTCTCTTTGCT GTTTCAAAAATGAGCCTCTGGAATTATGGAACTGAAGTTATGGATGCACTGCTGGAACTCATTACATCTTTG GCTGCTACTAATGGAAAATATATTGATTGGTGTTTGGAGATGCTTGTGAAACATTTTGTGCCCCCTTTTAACATTTATGATTCTCTGGATAACGAGAATGGAATTAACAGGAAAAATAAAGTTCTGTCTCGGGTGCATGCGGCTTTGAAAGAGATAGCTGATTTGGTGCCTCTTGCACCCTTGCGACTATGTCCAATAGTTGTCCAGAACATGCCCAGTGTCTTCAGTTATGATCGT GAGATTGTCCCATATGTTGAGAATATGTTAAAGTTGGAGAGTGGTGCAATTGGAGAAACTGTCGGTTCTACAGTGCTGCCTGCTCTTGTGGATAGGTTGCTAGAGTTGGAT GTGGAAATTGGATGGGATGGAATCTTGCAAGAAGATACCAAAGGCATATTTGATATGGAGTTAgaagatattattaaatttgtagAGGAGGATGAGAACTTTGATAGTATG CCTCAGTCAGAGTTGTTAAATAGGAAAAATTTCCAAGACAAAAAGGTTGTTGAAAAATTAGATAACCTAATTGTGCTAGCTTTATTGCACCTTGAATCATGTCAAAGCAGTGGCCGATTGGGTGAG GTATTTGATATTCTACTTCATTCATTCCAGAAAACTGTACTGAATGCATACAAGTCAAAATTTACCCAG TTTGTGATGTTCTATGCGTGTGCACTGGACCCTGAAGGATGTGGTGTGAAGTTTGCCATGGTTCTTGCAGATATGTTTGGTTCTGATGTTAATCCACCTATAACAAG GATGAGTGCTGTTGCTTATCTTGCTAGTTATCTCTCTCGTGCAAAGTTCCTTTCGGCTGCGTTGGTCACTACCATCGTACAAAG CTTGGTTGATCAGTGTTATGCTTATTGTAAGTTACGTGATTCTGGTATGAACCCACGAGCACATCAAGTTTTTTATTCTGGGTGTCAG GCTATCATGTACATTCTGTGTTTTCGCATGAGATCTCTCATGGACGTTCCTAGGCTTAAATTGCAGCTACTTAATATGCCTATGGAGGCAATATGGAAACATAAGTTGTGTCCGTTGAAG GTGTGTTTGCCTACTGTAGTTGTGGAATTTCTTAGACAGGCAAAGGCTGCTAAACTTTTCATGGCATCAGAGTCATTCGTTTTCAATGACATGCTCGAGTCTGATCTTTCCAAGGCTTTTGGCGGGATGGATAGACTTGACATGTTCTTTCCGTTTGATCCATGTTTATTGAAGAAAAGTGAAAG CTACATAAGACCACATTTTGTTCGGTGGTCAAAAGTCAGAACTACATACGATGACGATGATGATAACGTTTCCGAAGTCAGTGAGAGTGGCAGTGAAGTGACAGATGATGATTTTGTTGACACTAATACGAAAGATATGATTGATGATGATATGATGGTGACTGTTGAAGATCTTGATTTTAACCCGAACTTGAACAAAATGTCTATCACGCCTAAAAATTCTTTGAAACATTTGCGAATGCCAGCAAGAATCAGGCCTTCCACTAGTCCAGAGTCTCTATGA
- the LOC108347665 gene encoding uncharacterized protein LOC108347665 isoform X5 produces MVKVRVSNKEESPVMDNGGYSGSQLVHHFRSVLDAVKTGDRGSYDELVSYLHLKRNLSPDEVAILVTTLKALSGAVSYIDSDHHESLLFAVSKMSLWNYGTEVMDALLELITSLEIVPYVENMLKLESGAIGETVGSTVLPALVDRLLELDVEIGWDGILQEDTKGIFDMELEDIIKFVEEDENFDSMPQSELLNRKNFQDKKVVEKLDNLIVLALLHLESCQSSGRLGEVFDILLHSFQKTVLNAYKSKFTQFVMFYACALDPEGCGVKFAMVLADMFGSDVNPPITRMSAVAYLASYLSRAKFLSAALVTTIVQSLVDQCYAYCKLRDSGMNPRAHQVFYSGCQAIMYILCFRMRSLMDVPRLKLQLLNMPMEAIWKHKLCPLKVCLPTVVVEFLRQAKAAKLFMASESFVFNDMLESDLSKAFGGMDRLDMFFPFDPCLLKKSESYIRPHFVRWSKVRTTYDDDDDNVSEVSESGSEVTDDDFVDTNTKDMIDDDMMVTVEDLDFNPNLNKMSITPKNSLKHLRMPARIRPSTSPESL; encoded by the exons ATGGTGAAGGTTCGTGTAAGTAACAAGGAAGAAAGTCCCGTAATGGATAACGGTGGTTACAGTGGTTCGCAGTTAGTTCATCACTTCAGAAGCGTACTTGATGCAGTCAAAACG GGTGATAGAGGGAGTTACGACGAGCTCGTTAGTTATTTGCACCTGAAGAGGAATCTTAGTCCTGATGAGGTTGCAATTCTTGTG ACTACTTTGAAGGCACTTTCTGGAGCAGTGTCCTATATAGATTCGGATCATCACGAATCTCTTCTCTTTGCT GTTTCAAAAATGAGCCTCTGGAATTATGGAACTGAAGTTATGGATGCACTGCTGGAACTCATTACATCTTTG GAGATTGTCCCATATGTTGAGAATATGTTAAAGTTGGAGAGTGGTGCAATTGGAGAAACTGTCGGTTCTACAGTGCTGCCTGCTCTTGTGGATAGGTTGCTAGAGTTGGAT GTGGAAATTGGATGGGATGGAATCTTGCAAGAAGATACCAAAGGCATATTTGATATGGAGTTAgaagatattattaaatttgtagAGGAGGATGAGAACTTTGATAGTATG CCTCAGTCAGAGTTGTTAAATAGGAAAAATTTCCAAGACAAAAAGGTTGTTGAAAAATTAGATAACCTAATTGTGCTAGCTTTATTGCACCTTGAATCATGTCAAAGCAGTGGCCGATTGGGTGAG GTATTTGATATTCTACTTCATTCATTCCAGAAAACTGTACTGAATGCATACAAGTCAAAATTTACCCAG TTTGTGATGTTCTATGCGTGTGCACTGGACCCTGAAGGATGTGGTGTGAAGTTTGCCATGGTTCTTGCAGATATGTTTGGTTCTGATGTTAATCCACCTATAACAAG GATGAGTGCTGTTGCTTATCTTGCTAGTTATCTCTCTCGTGCAAAGTTCCTTTCGGCTGCGTTGGTCACTACCATCGTACAAAG CTTGGTTGATCAGTGTTATGCTTATTGTAAGTTACGTGATTCTGGTATGAACCCACGAGCACATCAAGTTTTTTATTCTGGGTGTCAG GCTATCATGTACATTCTGTGTTTTCGCATGAGATCTCTCATGGACGTTCCTAGGCTTAAATTGCAGCTACTTAATATGCCTATGGAGGCAATATGGAAACATAAGTTGTGTCCGTTGAAG GTGTGTTTGCCTACTGTAGTTGTGGAATTTCTTAGACAGGCAAAGGCTGCTAAACTTTTCATGGCATCAGAGTCATTCGTTTTCAATGACATGCTCGAGTCTGATCTTTCCAAGGCTTTTGGCGGGATGGATAGACTTGACATGTTCTTTCCGTTTGATCCATGTTTATTGAAGAAAAGTGAAAG CTACATAAGACCACATTTTGTTCGGTGGTCAAAAGTCAGAACTACATACGATGACGATGATGATAACGTTTCCGAAGTCAGTGAGAGTGGCAGTGAAGTGACAGATGATGATTTTGTTGACACTAATACGAAAGATATGATTGATGATGATATGATGGTGACTGTTGAAGATCTTGATTTTAACCCGAACTTGAACAAAATGTCTATCACGCCTAAAAATTCTTTGAAACATTTGCGAATGCCAGCAAGAATCAGGCCTTCCACTAGTCCAGAGTCTCTATGA
- the LOC108346235 gene encoding uncharacterized protein LOC108346235: MFYLSKIEHKLPLPPPRLVLPIREAIHMELEKLFLDKVIANLGLCISVYDIISIDGGFIFPGDGAPTYTVVFNLIMFRPFVGEIITARLISSDSNGLQLSLGFFDDIYVPAHHMPYPNHFVEDEQGKRVSFSEESTTNSFRKGVWFWDFNEQEYPIQETDVIKFRVQNVSYPQIPVEQPKESKPFAPMLVTGSLDHDGLGPVSWWCAEEIEVDDE, from the exons ATGTTCTATCTCAGtaaaattgaacacaaattgcCCCTGCCTCCTCCTCGTCTTGTTCTTCCCATTCGAGAAGCCATTCACATGGAGCTTGAAAAACTTTTCTTAGATAAG GTTATAGCAAACTTGGGCCTTTGCATTTCTGTATATGATATCATATCCATTGATGGTGGATTTATCTTCCCAGGTGATGGGGCTCCGACCTACACG GttgtattcaatttaattatgtttcgTCCATTTGTGGGGGAAATTATTACTGCGAGGCTTATTTCATCTGATTCTAATGGCTTACAAT TAAGTCTTGGATTCTTTGATGATATTTATGTCCCTGCACATCATATGCCCTACCCAAACCACTTTGTTGAGGATGAACAAGGAAAAAG GGTATCCTTTAGCGAAGAGTCAACAACTAATTCTTTTAG GAAAGGCGTATGGTTTTGGGATTTTAACGAACAAGAATATCCTATTCAAGAAACTGACGTG ATCAAATTTCGTGTTCAAAATGTGAGTTATCCACAAATTCCGGTCGAGCAACCAAAAGAATCAAAGCCATTTGCACCTATGTTGGTTACT GGTTCGTTAGATCATGATGGTTTAGGCCCTGTTTCTTGGTGGTGTGCAGAAGAGATTGAGGTTGATGATGAGTAA